CCTTCAAAGAGCTTTCAGATATAGAAAAAAAGGGCAGAAGAGAGCTCAAAGAGGGTGACAGACTCAAGGCTAAGATAATTCTTTTTGATCCAGAAAAGAGAAGACTCTGGCTTTCTGAAAAGGCCTATCAGGCTGAGGAGGAAAAACAGGAGATTGAAATCTATAAACAAGGAGAGGGCTCTGCCAAGACTTCTACTCTCGGAAAGGTAATCAAGATGAAAATTGAACAGCCCAAGGGGGATTCTTAAATGAAGCGACCCTGGTTAGTTTATGGGCTTGCCTTTGTAGGAGGGCTGGTGGTTTTCTTTCTTCTGACAAGTTTTTTATTTTCCTTAATTTTTATGGTCAAAGATAGTAGTTTTAGAGGTGGGCCAAAAATTGGTGTTCTTGAAGTAAAGGGGGTTATTCTTGAGGCAGAGCCCTATCTATCCTCTATCAATGAGTTAATGCAAAGAAAAGATATCAAGGCTGTTTTACTCAGGGTTGATTCTCCCGGAGGTGCAGTAGGGGCCTGTCAGGAAATTTTTGAACAGCTAAAGCTTTTAAGGAAAGTCAAACCCCTTATGGTTTCTATGGGGGAGGTTGCGGCATCAGGGGGGCTTTATTTATCCTTAGCTGGTGAGAGGATCTATGCTAATCCTGGAACAATCACAGGAAGCATCGGGGTTATGATTCAACTTCCCAATTTTGAAAAATTGATGGAAAAAATTGGAGTTTCCTCTGAGGTTATAAAAAGCGGAGTTTATAAAGATACCGGGTCATCTTTTAGAAAGCTCTCTCCTGATGAAAGGGCATATCTTCAGGAAAAAGTAAATGCCCTGCATGATCAATTTGTTAAGGCTATAGTTGAGGCCCGGAGGCTCCCTTTAGAAAAAGTTAAAACCCTTGCTAATGGAAAGATTTATACCGGGGAAGAGGCTGTCAAACTTGGGTTAATTGATGAACTTGGAAATTTTTATCAAGCCCTTGAAGCTCTTAAAAAGCGAACAGGCCTTAAAGAGGTTGTTTTAGTCCATTATCCTGAAAAGAAGGGTATTTTAAAGAAATTTTTAGAGGAACGCCTTCCCTTTAAGTCTGTGCAGGTCTTTGAACCCTTAGGTCTTAGAGCTCTCTATCTTTTACAAATTTAAACCATGACCAAACGGGACCTTAGCGAGAGACTTAAAATTCAATTCCCAGAACTGGAAAAAAAGGATCTTGAATTCATTGTGGATAATTTCTTTGAGATTTTGGCAACAGCTCTCAAAAGGGGAGAAAAGATTGAATTGAGGGGTTTTGGGGTATTAGAGCTTCATTATGCCAAACCCTATTTTTTTACTAATCCTAAGAATAAGCAGAAATATTATCTTAATGGTAAGGCCAGAGCAGTTTTTCATTTGGGAAAGGAGTTAAAGGAGAGATTGAACACCCCTCTTCTGGCTGG
This window of the Caldimicrobium thiodismutans genome carries:
- the sppA gene encoding signal peptide peptidase SppA, whose amino-acid sequence is MKRPWLVYGLAFVGGLVVFFLLTSFLFSLIFMVKDSSFRGGPKIGVLEVKGVILEAEPYLSSINELMQRKDIKAVLLRVDSPGGAVGACQEIFEQLKLLRKVKPLMVSMGEVAASGGLYLSLAGERIYANPGTITGSIGVMIQLPNFEKLMEKIGVSSEVIKSGVYKDTGSSFRKLSPDERAYLQEKVNALHDQFVKAIVEARRLPLEKVKTLANGKIYTGEEAVKLGLIDELGNFYQALEALKKRTGLKEVVLVHYPEKKGILKKFLEERLPFKSVQVFEPLGLRALYLLQI